Proteins from a genomic interval of Caulobacter rhizosphaerae:
- a CDS encoding oxidoreductase: MTRESLKTFLITGVSSGLGRAFAAGALAAGHRVIGTVRRVEDVERFAVVAPGRAHPLLLDVTDYLAIPEAVARAEAAAGPVDVLVNNAGYGHEGVLEESSTDDLQRQFAANVFGPVAMIKAVLPGMRARRRGHIVNVTSMGGFITMPGISFYCGSKFALEGISEALGKEVAGFGVRVTALAPGQFRTDWAGRSMDRTPRSIDDYDGVMDPIRGARQAKSGKQPGDPAKAALALLALVEAENPPVRLFLGEDALGLVEQKLHAMRTEMSAWEALSRSTSFRA; the protein is encoded by the coding sequence ATGACCCGCGAATCGCTGAAAACCTTTCTCATCACAGGCGTGAGTTCCGGGCTCGGTCGTGCGTTCGCCGCCGGGGCGCTCGCGGCCGGCCACCGCGTGATCGGGACCGTACGCCGGGTCGAGGATGTGGAACGTTTCGCCGTTGTCGCGCCCGGACGCGCGCACCCGCTGCTGCTCGACGTGACCGATTACCTCGCCATCCCGGAAGCCGTCGCCCGAGCCGAGGCGGCAGCTGGCCCTGTGGACGTCCTGGTCAATAATGCCGGCTACGGTCACGAGGGCGTGCTCGAAGAGTCGTCGACAGACGACCTTCAGCGCCAGTTCGCGGCCAACGTCTTCGGCCCCGTGGCGATGATCAAGGCGGTGTTGCCTGGCATGCGCGCTCGTCGCCGCGGCCACATCGTCAACGTGACCTCGATGGGCGGCTTCATCACCATGCCCGGGATCAGCTTCTACTGCGGCAGCAAGTTCGCGCTCGAAGGCATCTCAGAGGCGCTCGGCAAGGAGGTAGCGGGGTTCGGCGTTCGCGTCACCGCGCTCGCGCCCGGCCAATTCCGCACTGACTGGGCCGGCCGCTCAATGGACCGAACGCCCCGCAGCATCGACGATTACGATGGGGTCATGGACCCTATCCGCGGCGCTCGCCAGGCGAAGAGCGGCAAGCAGCCAGGCGACCCCGCCAAGGCCGCCCTGGCGCTGCTCGCGCTCGTCGAGGCGGAAAATCCACCCGTGCGCCTGTTCCTGGGCGAGGATGCCCTCGGGCTGGTCGAGCAGAAGCTGCACGCGATGCGAACGGAGATGTCGGCGTGGGAGGCGCTCTCCCGTTCAACCAGCTTCCGGGCGTGA
- a CDS encoding TonB-dependent receptor: MRVFRTTLLMTAVSGLALCAGAAHAAEPGAPAAEPVDGQVEELIVTAQKREQKALDVPIALTAYSGAMLERLGVQEFDKLSAFVPGFQVQNQSPNNPGFVMRGITSDSGEATVEPRVSVFQDGVSISKSRGSYVELFDVRRIEVAKGPQSTLFGRGAMIGAVNIIQNKADPKALDWRAGAELGDHGYGLFEGMANVPLSDTFALRLAGRYKERDGAIENVLGGRNLGSTDTGALRLSAHWSPTARLDADLILNYEADHPTGTAFKSNSYNPTNIATGQALGDRDPNSPAGLSSGYGFEGGAPLGLKRFVQGATALVDYRFNDAWTLSSITAARHFASDEVFDPDGFSLPMFVFAEDARGRQYSQELRLNYDDGGKVSWFGGVSYFDEQARTRVPLQFDERYALALLTGQLNKPNPQPTAVLTNTAFLSALVTGLTGGAATGAVAQGIASNLGVHTEQFTNYGATKSWDVYGDATWHVTDRFELSAGLRYTNDDKSSGVASQVSQRSILGGTIGALSQAPATRQAILGALAVPGAANIPTSAAYPVPMFGLFAQPTTGNGQVSTQDFTDDGLTWRLVGRYEVTPDASLYASYARGRRPKVLSSAAPSAPMSPGKFTPVAAETVDSYEAGAKSRLLDGRLNVEGAVYFYSYDNFQTNVREGAQIITTNAGKAESYGFEGQATWQAASFAEVFATYGYNHGRFKAGIRDGNRFRLSPDHKVSLGASLHADLLNGRFTFTPIYAWQSKTFFDDDNDIPALQQHNLLPDLVQDEFQNSYGLLDLRLEYQPSFARWKVGAFVTNATDEKYIKDAGNTGDSFGIPTFIAGNPRYYGVTFSLRR; encoded by the coding sequence ATGCGCGTGTTCCGCACCACCTTGCTCATGACCGCCGTCAGCGGCCTAGCGCTCTGCGCCGGCGCGGCCCATGCCGCCGAGCCCGGCGCTCCGGCCGCGGAGCCGGTCGACGGACAGGTCGAGGAACTGATCGTCACCGCCCAGAAGCGCGAGCAGAAGGCGCTGGACGTGCCGATCGCCCTGACGGCCTATTCGGGCGCCATGCTTGAGCGGCTGGGCGTGCAGGAGTTCGACAAGCTGTCGGCCTTTGTCCCCGGCTTCCAGGTCCAGAACCAGTCGCCCAACAACCCCGGCTTCGTGATGCGCGGCATCACCTCCGACAGCGGCGAGGCCACGGTCGAGCCGCGGGTCTCGGTGTTCCAGGACGGCGTGTCGATCTCCAAGTCGCGCGGTTCATATGTCGAGCTGTTCGACGTTCGGCGCATTGAGGTGGCCAAGGGCCCGCAATCGACCCTGTTCGGGCGAGGCGCGATGATCGGGGCGGTCAACATCATCCAGAACAAGGCCGATCCCAAGGCCCTGGACTGGCGGGCCGGCGCCGAGCTGGGCGATCACGGCTACGGCCTGTTCGAGGGCATGGCCAACGTGCCGCTGAGCGACACCTTCGCCCTCCGCCTGGCCGGCCGCTACAAGGAGCGCGACGGCGCCATCGAGAACGTGCTGGGCGGCCGCAACCTCGGCTCGACCGACACCGGCGCCCTGCGCCTGTCGGCCCACTGGTCGCCGACCGCCAGGCTCGACGCCGACCTGATCCTCAACTACGAGGCCGACCATCCGACCGGCACGGCGTTCAAGTCCAACAGCTACAACCCGACCAACATCGCCACCGGCCAGGCCCTGGGCGATCGCGACCCCAACAGCCCGGCCGGCCTGTCCAGCGGCTACGGCTTCGAGGGCGGCGCGCCCCTGGGCCTCAAGCGCTTCGTGCAGGGCGCGACGGCCCTGGTCGACTACCGCTTCAACGACGCCTGGACCCTGTCGTCGATCACCGCCGCCCGCCACTTCGCCAGCGACGAGGTGTTCGACCCGGACGGCTTCTCGCTGCCGATGTTCGTGTTCGCCGAGGACGCGCGCGGCCGGCAGTACAGCCAGGAACTGCGCCTGAACTACGACGACGGCGGCAAGGTCAGCTGGTTCGGCGGCGTCAGCTATTTCGACGAGCAGGCCCGGACCCGCGTGCCGCTGCAGTTCGACGAGCGCTACGCCCTGGCCCTGCTGACCGGCCAGCTGAACAAGCCCAATCCGCAGCCGACGGCGGTGCTGACCAACACCGCCTTCCTGTCGGCCCTGGTCACCGGCCTGACCGGCGGCGCGGCGACCGGCGCGGTCGCCCAGGGCATCGCCAGCAATCTGGGCGTCCACACCGAGCAGTTCACCAACTATGGCGCGACCAAGTCGTGGGACGTCTATGGCGACGCCACCTGGCATGTGACCGACCGCTTCGAGCTGTCGGCCGGCCTGCGCTACACCAATGACGACAAGTCCAGCGGCGTCGCCTCGCAGGTCAGCCAGCGCTCGATCCTGGGCGGGACGATCGGCGCGCTGAGCCAGGCGCCGGCGACGCGCCAGGCGATCCTCGGGGCCCTGGCGGTTCCGGGCGCGGCCAACATCCCGACCTCGGCGGCCTATCCGGTCCCGATGTTCGGCCTGTTCGCCCAGCCGACCACCGGCAACGGCCAGGTCTCGACCCAGGACTTCACCGACGACGGCCTGACCTGGCGCCTGGTCGGCCGCTACGAGGTGACGCCCGACGCCAGCCTCTACGCGTCGTACGCCCGCGGCCGCCGACCCAAGGTGCTGTCCTCGGCCGCGCCCAGCGCGCCGATGTCGCCGGGCAAGTTCACGCCGGTGGCGGCCGAGACCGTCGACAGCTACGAGGCCGGCGCCAAGAGCCGCCTGCTGGACGGACGGCTCAATGTGGAGGGCGCCGTCTACTTCTACAGCTACGACAACTTCCAGACCAATGTGCGCGAAGGCGCCCAGATCATCACCACCAACGCCGGCAAGGCCGAGAGCTACGGCTTCGAGGGCCAGGCCACCTGGCAGGCCGCCAGCTTCGCCGAGGTGTTCGCGACCTACGGCTACAACCACGGACGCTTCAAGGCCGGCATCCGCGACGGCAACCGCTTCCGCCTGTCGCCGGACCACAAGGTCTCGCTGGGCGCCAGCCTGCATGCGGACCTGCTGAACGGCCGCTTCACCTTCACGCCGATCTACGCCTGGCAGTCCAAGACCTTCTTCGACGACGACAACGACATCCCGGCCCTGCAGCAGCACAACCTGCTCCCCGACCTGGTGCAGGATGAGTTCCAGAACAGCTACGGCCTGCTGGACCTGCGCCTGGAATACCAGCCGTCGTTCGCCCGCTGGAAGGTCGGGGCCTTCGTCACCAACGCCACCGACGAGAAGTACATCAAGGACGCCGGCAATACGGGCGACAGCTTCGGCATCCCGACCTTCATCGCCGGCAATCCGCGCTATTACGGCGTGACGTTCTCGCTCCGGCGATAG
- a CDS encoding RluA family pseudouridine synthase: MIPPPDPIPPLVDDEADDLDVSEAGAGGGEVVRIALGPDLAGQRLDKALATAAPDLSRARLQALIAAGQVSLVVEGAAPRPMADGKAKAPAGVYTVLVPPPIAAEPEPEAIPLAVLYEDAHLIVIDKPPGMAAHPAPGCETGTLVNALLFHCGASLSGIGGVARPGIVHRLDKETSGVMVAAKTDAAHQGLSALFARHDIDRMYLALVRGAPQPPAATITTQLGRSPGDRKKMAVLKSGGREAITHYRVEKTFGGARPLAARVACRLETGRTHQIRVHLASKGNPCLGDPVYGAGAPAAPVKAALSEIGFSRQALHAAVLGFVHPITGETLRFETPLPPDMAALEVALEAL, translated from the coding sequence TTGATCCCGCCGCCCGACCCGATACCGCCGCTCGTCGACGACGAGGCCGACGACCTGGACGTCTCCGAGGCGGGCGCCGGCGGCGGCGAGGTGGTGCGGATCGCGCTGGGTCCGGACCTGGCCGGCCAGCGGCTGGACAAGGCCTTGGCGACCGCCGCCCCGGACCTGTCGCGCGCCCGGCTGCAGGCCCTGATCGCGGCCGGCCAGGTGTCGCTGGTCGTCGAGGGGGCCGCGCCGCGCCCGATGGCCGACGGCAAGGCCAAGGCGCCGGCCGGGGTCTACACGGTGCTGGTCCCGCCGCCGATCGCGGCGGAGCCCGAGCCCGAGGCCATCCCCCTGGCCGTGCTCTACGAAGACGCCCACCTGATCGTCATCGACAAGCCGCCCGGCATGGCCGCCCATCCGGCCCCCGGCTGCGAGACCGGCACCCTGGTCAACGCCCTGCTGTTCCACTGCGGGGCCAGCCTGTCGGGGATCGGCGGGGTGGCGCGGCCCGGCATCGTCCACCGGCTGGACAAGGAGACCTCGGGGGTGATGGTGGCGGCCAAGACCGACGCCGCCCACCAGGGGCTGTCGGCCCTGTTCGCCCGGCACGACATCGACCGCATGTACCTGGCCCTGGTCCGCGGCGCGCCGCAGCCGCCCGCCGCCACGATCACCACCCAGCTGGGCCGCTCGCCCGGCGACCGCAAGAAGATGGCGGTGCTGAAGTCCGGCGGCCGCGAGGCGATCACCCACTATCGGGTGGAGAAGACGTTCGGCGGCGCCAGGCCCCTGGCCGCTCGCGTCGCCTGCCGGCTGGAGACCGGCCGCACCCACCAGATCCGCGTGCACCTGGCCAGCAAGGGCAACCCCTGCCTGGGCGACCCGGTCTATGGCGCCGGCGCCCCGGCCGCGCCGGTCAAGGCGGCGCTCAGCGAGATCGGCTTCTCCCGCCAGGCCCTGCACGCCGCCGTGCTGGGCTTCGTCCACCCGATCACCGGCGAAACCCTGCGGTTCGAGACCCCCCTGCCGCCGGACATGGCCGCGCTGGAAGTTGCCCTTGAGGCTTTGTAA
- a CDS encoding TetR/AcrR family transcriptional regulator, producing the protein MPSAKIDPPSPGPTTRERVLQAAERLLGRGRPEFSMRELAVEAGVSFATPFNLFGAKGAILHALSAQRIETMHARFASNTPPGDAAARVLATVGIAAAVMLDSPAVNRAVMAALGAPSGESGGVWALSRALWAEALGHGEGLAPRMTVLARMTLPDQLALTFRGALSFWTAGEIVDQDLGARAKAAAAALLLGFVDEQARDQLEAMLSELANG; encoded by the coding sequence ATGCCCTCCGCCAAGATCGATCCGCCATCTCCTGGCCCGACCACCCGTGAGCGCGTGCTCCAGGCCGCCGAACGTCTGCTCGGCAGGGGGCGGCCCGAGTTCTCCATGCGCGAGTTGGCCGTGGAGGCGGGCGTCAGCTTCGCGACCCCGTTCAATCTCTTCGGCGCCAAGGGCGCAATCCTGCATGCCCTATCTGCGCAGCGGATCGAGACGATGCATGCGCGGTTCGCCAGCAACACGCCGCCTGGCGATGCCGCGGCGCGAGTTCTCGCGACGGTCGGCATCGCTGCAGCGGTGATGCTGGACAGCCCGGCGGTCAACCGAGCGGTGATGGCCGCGCTGGGCGCCCCGAGCGGCGAATCTGGCGGCGTGTGGGCCCTTTCGCGAGCGCTGTGGGCCGAGGCGCTGGGTCACGGCGAAGGGCTGGCGCCGAGGATGACGGTCCTCGCGCGGATGACTCTGCCCGATCAGCTCGCGCTCACCTTCCGCGGCGCACTATCCTTCTGGACAGCGGGCGAGATCGTCGATCAGGACCTGGGCGCGCGGGCCAAGGCGGCGGCTGCAGCGCTGTTGCTCGGCTTCGTCGATGAACAAGCCCGCGACCAACTCGAAGCCATGCTCAGCGAGCTCGCTAACGGCTAA
- a CDS encoding alkaline phosphatase D family protein — MTIDRRRALALFGLGGASAAGEAMAAAPRGLFAGRAAFLHGVASGDPLEDRVVLWTRITAEATTAPIAVRWDVATDPGFKAIVRQGQATAVAARDYTVKVDVTGLKPATDYFYRFRYVRKGKPFGKAVGGRTRTLPKGQVRDVVLAVVSCALYPNGYFNAYDAIAKLPRVDAVLHLGDYIYEYGAAPGDYGMDSPTAKTRAPDPPRELLSLADYRRRHALYKTDPAQQAAHARAPWIVVWDDHETADNSWIGGAENHQPATEGDWAKRKAAGIKAYYEWMPIREPAAGTLPEACWRRFQFGDVATLLMTETRLTARTHQLDYGRDLAGADGKPDMAAFAAKLNDPDRRMIGQGQEQWLAREIDASMKAGTAWQVLGNQVVMARVVPPDLKATMGEAAYAALLSKLPDYVAKPVEESRGLSQAGLPGNLDAWDGYPADRARVHDIFKAYKARPIVLSGDSHAFWVNELWDDAGAARVAAEFGVTSVTSPGYGDYLPGVPLDTAYAARNKEVKFTDQAAKGFLLLTLEHGKATGELVAVSTILDPQYQTRVLKRFVVTPGDGGGVKALAAG, encoded by the coding sequence ATGACCATCGACAGACGCAGGGCCCTGGCCCTTTTCGGCCTGGGCGGCGCGAGCGCGGCCGGCGAGGCGATGGCGGCGGCCCCGCGGGGCCTGTTCGCCGGCCGGGCCGCCTTCCTGCACGGCGTGGCCTCGGGCGATCCGCTGGAGGACCGGGTGGTGCTGTGGACTCGGATCACGGCCGAGGCCACGACCGCGCCGATCGCCGTGCGCTGGGACGTGGCGACCGATCCCGGCTTCAAGGCCATCGTCCGCCAGGGCCAGGCCACCGCCGTCGCGGCCCGGGACTATACGGTCAAGGTCGACGTCACGGGCCTGAAGCCGGCGACCGACTACTTCTACCGCTTCCGATATGTCCGGAAGGGCAAGCCGTTCGGCAAGGCCGTGGGCGGCCGCACGCGCACCCTGCCCAAGGGCCAGGTCCGGGACGTCGTCCTGGCCGTGGTCTCGTGCGCCCTCTACCCCAACGGCTATTTCAACGCCTATGACGCCATCGCCAAGCTGCCGCGCGTCGACGCCGTGTTGCACCTGGGGGACTACATCTACGAGTACGGCGCCGCGCCCGGCGACTACGGCATGGACTCGCCGACCGCCAAGACCCGCGCGCCCGATCCGCCGCGCGAACTGCTCAGCCTGGCCGACTACCGCCGCCGCCACGCCCTCTACAAGACCGACCCCGCCCAGCAGGCCGCCCACGCCCGCGCGCCCTGGATCGTGGTCTGGGACGACCACGAGACCGCCGACAACAGCTGGATCGGCGGGGCCGAGAACCACCAGCCCGCCACCGAGGGCGACTGGGCCAAGCGCAAGGCGGCCGGGATCAAGGCCTATTACGAGTGGATGCCGATCCGCGAGCCGGCGGCCGGGACCCTGCCAGAGGCGTGCTGGCGGCGCTTCCAGTTCGGCGACGTCGCCACCCTGCTGATGACCGAGACCCGGCTGACGGCCCGCACCCACCAGCTGGACTATGGTCGCGACCTGGCCGGGGCGGACGGCAAGCCCGACATGGCCGCCTTCGCCGCCAAGCTCAACGACCCCGACCGGCGGATGATTGGCCAGGGCCAGGAGCAATGGCTGGCCCGCGAGATCGACGCCTCGATGAAGGCCGGCACGGCCTGGCAGGTGCTGGGCAACCAGGTGGTGATGGCCCGGGTGGTCCCGCCCGACCTGAAGGCGACCATGGGCGAAGCGGCCTACGCCGCCCTGCTGTCCAAGCTGCCCGACTACGTCGCCAAGCCGGTGGAGGAGAGCCGGGGCCTGTCCCAGGCCGGCCTGCCCGGCAATCTGGACGCCTGGGACGGCTATCCGGCCGACCGGGCCCGGGTCCACGACATCTTCAAGGCCTACAAGGCCCGGCCCATCGTGCTGTCGGGCGACAGCCACGCCTTCTGGGTCAACGAACTGTGGGACGACGCCGGCGCCGCGCGGGTGGCGGCCGAGTTCGGGGTCACCTCGGTGACCTCGCCCGGCTATGGCGACTACCTGCCCGGCGTTCCGCTCGACACGGCCTATGCAGCCCGCAACAAGGAGGTGAAGTTCACCGACCAGGCCGCCAAGGGCTTCCTGCTGCTGACCCTCGAGCACGGCAAGGCGACGGGCGAGCTGGTCGCGGTGTCGACGATCCTCGATCCCCAGTACCAGACGCGGGTGCTGAAGCGGTTCGTCGTGACGCCAGGCGACGGCGGCGGGGTCAAGGCGCTGGCGGCGGGGTGA